In Wenyingzhuangia fucanilytica, the following are encoded in one genomic region:
- the glmS gene encoding glutamine--fructose-6-phosphate transaminase (isomerizing), with the protein MCGIVGYIGKKKASDILIDGLKKLEYRGYDSAGIAVLDNDQDILVYKQPGKVVNLEESVDEKVEGKTIGIAHTRWATHGEPTVENAHPHKSNNQEIVLVHNGIIENYKFLKDELIDHGFTFLGQTDTEVLVNYIQYIQDKHQLNIDDAVKKALQNVNGAYALAIIDKKEPNKMVVTRKGSPLAIGLTETNDEFYVASDAIPIIEHTQSLVYLNDNEVVVLERGQKMKITDLYGVEKSYKVKTLDLNLDKVSKGDYEHYMLKEIFEQPSTIKNTLFSHLNLENSNIHFENLDELKEKLVKASRIIIVSCGTSWHAGIVGEYIIEELARIPVEVEYASEFRYRNPIITKDDIVMAISQSGETADTLAALRYSKAQGATTFSICNVFNSSMARECDFTAYTYAGAEIGVASTKAFTAQVAVVSLLAIQLGLERNEITQERANSLVEEIKTLPSVVNHIFNTDEHIKSVAKNYTQTTSFLFLGRGINFPIALEGALKLKEISYIHAEGYPAAEMKHGPIAMIEESLPTVIIATNNEYYDKLVSNAQEVKARKGPIIAVVNEDDSEMIHTADFVFKVPRVSDMLQPIVAVIPLQLFSYHVAVLKGCNVDQPRNLAKSVTVE; encoded by the coding sequence ATGTGCGGAATTGTTGGATATATTGGAAAAAAGAAGGCTTCTGATATTTTAATTGATGGTTTAAAAAAATTAGAATATAGAGGTTACGATAGTGCAGGAATTGCTGTTTTAGATAACGATCAAGATATCTTGGTTTATAAACAGCCTGGGAAAGTAGTTAATCTTGAAGAGAGTGTTGATGAAAAGGTAGAAGGAAAAACAATAGGAATTGCACATACTCGTTGGGCTACACATGGAGAGCCTACAGTGGAAAATGCACATCCTCATAAATCTAATAATCAAGAAATAGTATTGGTTCATAACGGAATTATAGAGAACTATAAATTCTTAAAAGATGAATTAATTGATCATGGTTTTACTTTTTTAGGACAAACAGATACAGAAGTTTTGGTAAATTATATCCAATACATTCAAGACAAACATCAATTAAATATTGATGATGCTGTTAAAAAAGCTTTGCAAAATGTAAATGGAGCTTATGCCTTAGCCATTATAGATAAAAAAGAACCAAACAAAATGGTGGTAACCCGTAAAGGGAGTCCGTTAGCAATTGGTTTAACAGAAACAAACGATGAGTTTTACGTAGCTTCTGATGCTATTCCTATTATAGAACATACACAATCTTTAGTGTATTTAAATGATAATGAAGTAGTGGTGTTAGAAAGAGGGCAGAAGATGAAAATTACTGACCTTTATGGAGTAGAGAAATCATACAAGGTTAAAACTTTAGATTTAAACTTAGACAAGGTAAGTAAAGGAGATTATGAGCATTATATGCTTAAAGAAATTTTTGAACAACCTTCAACTATTAAAAACACTTTATTTAGCCATTTAAACTTAGAAAATTCTAATATTCATTTTGAGAATTTAGATGAGTTAAAAGAAAAACTAGTAAAAGCTAGTAGAATTATTATTGTTTCTTGTGGTACTTCTTGGCATGCAGGAATTGTTGGAGAATATATTATAGAAGAATTGGCTAGAATTCCAGTTGAAGTGGAATATGCTTCGGAATTTAGATATAGAAATCCTATTATTACCAAAGATGACATTGTAATGGCTATTTCTCAGTCAGGAGAAACAGCAGATACATTAGCAGCTTTACGTTATTCTAAAGCACAAGGAGCAACTACATTTAGTATTTGTAATGTATTTAATTCTTCTATGGCTAGAGAGTGTGACTTTACCGCTTATACTTATGCTGGTGCAGAGATAGGAGTAGCGTCTACCAAGGCTTTTACAGCTCAAGTAGCAGTAGTTTCTTTATTAGCGATTCAATTAGGATTAGAAAGAAATGAAATAACTCAAGAGAGAGCAAATAGTTTGGTAGAAGAAATTAAAACACTTCCTTCTGTAGTAAATCATATTTTTAATACAGATGAACATATTAAAAGTGTTGCAAAAAATTATACACAAACTACTAGTTTCTTGTTTTTAGGTAGAGGAATCAATTTCCCTATTGCTTTAGAAGGAGCTTTAAAATTAAAAGAGATTTCTTATATACATGCAGAAGGATATCCAGCAGCAGAAATGAAACATGGACCTATTGCAATGATTGAAGAATCTTTACCAACGGTAATTATAGCAACCAATAATGAATATTACGATAAATTAGTTTCTAACGCTCAAGAAGTAAAAGCTCGTAAAGGGCCAATTATTGCTGTGGTAAATGAAGATGATAGTGAAATGATTCACACGGCAGATTTTGTATTTAAAGTACCTAGAGTATCTGATATGTTACAGCCAATTGTAGCAGTGATTCCTTTACAATTATTCTCTTATCATGTAGCAGTTTTAAAAGGATGTAATGTAGATCAACCAAGAAACTTAGCAAAATCAGTAACGGTTGAATAA
- the miaA gene encoding tRNA (adenosine(37)-N6)-dimethylallyltransferase MiaA, with protein MNYLITIVGPTAIGKTALSIKLAQHFNAEIISCDSRQFFKEMTIGTAVPEPEELAAAPHHFIQNKSIQEEYSVGHFEREALEKLHDLFTKHNIVIMVGGSGLYVDAVINGLDHFPTIDPSVREQLNKRLASEGLESLQKQLKELDPETYHEIAIENPHRIIRALEVCIGSGQTYSSFKNKPKTPRNFTPIKVGLKAEREIIYDRINRRVDIMLQKGLLKEVESLYSQKHLNALQTVGYREIFQYLDGTIDFDFAISEIKKNSRRFAKRQLTWFKKDENTLWFDYLEDVKNIIDSINKVTLNRL; from the coding sequence ATGAATTATTTAATTACCATTGTAGGTCCAACAGCTATAGGAAAAACAGCCTTGAGTATTAAGTTAGCACAACATTTTAATGCTGAAATAATTTCTTGCGATTCTAGACAGTTTTTTAAAGAAATGACTATTGGTACTGCCGTTCCTGAGCCTGAAGAATTGGCTGCTGCTCCTCATCATTTTATTCAGAACAAAAGCATACAAGAAGAATATAGCGTTGGTCATTTTGAACGAGAAGCATTAGAAAAATTACATGACCTTTTTACCAAACACAACATTGTTATTATGGTTGGTGGTAGTGGATTATATGTAGATGCTGTTATCAATGGGCTTGACCACTTCCCTACTATAGACCCTTCTGTTAGAGAACAATTAAATAAAAGATTAGCATCAGAGGGTTTAGAAAGTTTACAAAAACAATTAAAAGAATTAGACCCTGAAACTTATCATGAAATTGCGATTGAAAACCCTCATCGAATTATTCGTGCTTTAGAGGTTTGTATTGGTAGCGGACAAACTTATAGTTCTTTTAAAAACAAACCTAAAACGCCTAGAAACTTTACCCCTATTAAAGTTGGATTAAAAGCAGAGAGAGAAATTATTTACGACCGAATTAACCGCAGGGTTGATATAATGCTACAAAAAGGACTTTTAAAAGAAGTAGAATCATTATATAGCCAAAAACATTTAAACGCCTTACAAACGGTTGGTTACAGAGAGATTTTTCAATATTTAGATGGAACTATTGATTTTGATTTTGCCATTTCTGAAATCAAAAAAAACTCAAGACGTTTTGCCAAAAGACAACTTACTTGGTTTAAAAAAGATGAAAATACGCTTTGGTTTGATTATTTAGAAGATGTGAAAAACATCATAGACTCCATAAACAAAGTAACACTAAATAGACTCTAA
- a CDS encoding ion transporter: protein MNNKEHKTLKKRLHEIIYEADTPAGKLFDVILLILILISVLVVMLESVESLNAIYGTYFQIIEWIITILFTIEYILRVFTVKSPLKYIFSAYGLIDLAATLPKYLGLFIGKTEALLILRSLRLLRIFTILKIARYIGASNHLIRAIKASRAKIGVFVFAVVVLSIVLGTIMYLIEGTANSGFTSIPRSIYWIVVTMTTVGYGDIAPVTALGQFFATLVMIMGYGIIAVPTGIVSSEYSDVKKYKTNTQVCNNCNENNHGDDANFCHQCGERL, encoded by the coding sequence TTGAATAACAAAGAACACAAAACCTTAAAAAAAAGGTTACATGAAATTATTTACGAAGCAGATACTCCTGCTGGAAAATTGTTTGATGTAATACTTTTAATACTAATTTTAATTAGTGTTTTGGTAGTGATGTTAGAAAGTGTTGAGTCTCTAAATGCTATTTACGGAACATACTTTCAAATCATAGAATGGATCATCACCATACTTTTTACCATTGAATATATTTTAAGAGTTTTTACTGTTAAATCTCCTCTTAAATATATTTTTAGCGCATATGGATTGATAGATTTAGCAGCTACTTTACCTAAGTATTTAGGACTGTTTATTGGTAAAACCGAAGCTTTATTAATTTTAAGATCGTTAAGATTATTAAGAATTTTTACCATTCTTAAAATTGCAAGATATATTGGTGCAAGTAATCATTTAATAAGAGCTATAAAAGCTAGTAGAGCCAAAATTGGTGTTTTTGTTTTTGCGGTAGTAGTTCTTTCTATAGTCCTTGGAACTATTATGTATTTAATAGAAGGAACTGCCAACAGTGGTTTTACCAGTATTCCAAGAAGTATTTATTGGATTGTGGTTACCATGACAACCGTTGGTTATGGAGATATTGCTCCTGTAACTGCTTTAGGACAATTTTTTGCAACCTTAGTAATGATTATGGGATACGGAATTATTGCCGTGCCAACTGGTATTGTTTCCTCTGAATACAGTGATGTTAAAAAATATAAAACAAACACACAAGTTTGTAACAATTGTAACGAAAATAACCATGGTGACGATGCTAATTTTTGTCATCAATGTGGAGAAAGACTTTAA
- a CDS encoding exonuclease domain-containing protein — protein sequence MYAILDIETTGGKYNEEGMTEIAIHKFDGKKVVDKFITLVNPEIPIQPFVVQLTGINNKMLRNAPKFHEIAKQIIEITEDCVIVAHNSSFDYRILKNEFNRLGYNFVKDTLCTVELSRKLIPDQESYSLGKLCKSLGIPMSERHRANGDALATIKLFKMLLNKDVDKTIIKANLKAEGKTKSKLSSHFQKLLDKSPRKTGVFYVHNEQGDVIYIGKNKNMRTGVNQLLMRKSNRSKSLQKKIYDITFEETGSLLISSIKSYQAIEKNKPRFNTVSKKNIPTTVFNSNNALFIDNGRGTAEKSIFLLENGQLKGYGYVELAYQITHIDIVRNLISPIEDNLYNREQVKKYLDTGKFKKIIRFE from the coding sequence ATGTACGCTATTCTAGACATAGAAACTACTGGAGGAAAATATAATGAGGAAGGAATGACTGAAATAGCCATTCATAAATTTGATGGTAAAAAAGTGGTAGATAAATTTATTACTTTGGTCAATCCAGAAATTCCTATTCAACCCTTTGTGGTACAATTAACAGGTATTAACAATAAAATGTTGCGTAACGCTCCTAAGTTTCACGAAATAGCCAAACAAATTATAGAAATTACCGAAGACTGTGTTATAGTAGCTCACAATTCTAGTTTTGATTATAGAATTTTAAAAAATGAATTCAATCGTTTAGGATACAATTTTGTAAAAGATACTCTTTGTACTGTGGAACTAAGTAGAAAGCTAATTCCAGATCAAGAATCATACAGTTTAGGAAAACTTTGCAAAAGTCTTGGAATTCCAATGAGCGAAAGACATAGAGCAAATGGAGATGCCTTGGCAACCATCAAACTTTTTAAAATGTTGCTAAATAAAGATGTTGATAAAACTATTATTAAAGCAAACTTAAAAGCCGAAGGAAAAACCAAGAGCAAGCTGAGCAGCCATTTTCAAAAATTATTGGATAAATCTCCAAGAAAAACCGGTGTTTTTTATGTTCATAATGAACAAGGTGATGTGATTTACATCGGTAAAAACAAAAACATGAGAACGGGTGTCAATCAATTATTGATGAGAAAATCAAACCGTTCAAAATCTTTACAAAAAAAGATTTACGACATCACTTTTGAAGAAACCGGTAGCTTATTAATTTCAAGCATTAAAAGTTACCAAGCCATAGAAAAAAACAAACCTAGATTTAATACTGTTTCCAAAAAAAATATTCCCACTACTGTTTTTAACTCAAACAATGCTTTGTTTATTGATAATGGTAGAGGAACTGCCGAAAAGTCTATTTTCTTATTAGAAAACGGACAATTAAAAGGATATGGATATGTAGAATTGGCCTATCAAATTACACATATAGACATTGTAAGAAACCTTATCTCTCCTATAGAAGATAATCTTTATAACAGAGAACAAGTTAAAAAGTATTTAGATACAGGTAAATTCAAAAAAATCATTCGTTTTGAATAA
- a CDS encoding helix-turn-helix domain-containing protein → MKIFNTIDELLVELNLTRKSISPYFYIFKFEEIDYARRIENFPHYKRFFEISFYEENKNEIQIGHTTLHDLNNTITFTSPMQSLSINRIERPVGYAIFFNAKFFTPERHQYNIQQDFPFFKLNTTPIYKISKEEKRFIKKTLEAIFVESEENKPQCKEMIQAYLLILLNYITRILKGDSGNIKLKRYEEITSKFEELILLEDESYKSIVSYAKLLGITPLYLSECVKKSTGLSAKKVLTNYQILKAKSLLVQTTKSIDEIAYMMGFKETTNFIKFFKKDQNITPLAFRKLP, encoded by the coding sequence GTGAAGATTTTTAATACGATTGATGAATTGTTAGTTGAATTAAACTTAACTAGAAAAAGTATTTCTCCTTATTTCTATATTTTTAAGTTTGAAGAAATTGATTATGCCAGGCGAATTGAAAACTTTCCGCATTATAAAAGATTTTTTGAGATTTCTTTTTATGAAGAAAATAAGAATGAAATTCAAATAGGCCATACTACTTTACACGATTTAAACAATACAATTACTTTTACTTCACCCATGCAATCCTTGTCTATTAACCGAATAGAAAGGCCTGTTGGGTATGCTATTTTTTTTAATGCTAAATTTTTTACTCCAGAAAGACATCAATATAACATACAGCAAGATTTTCCTTTTTTTAAATTAAATACCACACCTATTTATAAAATTAGCAAAGAAGAAAAAAGGTTTATAAAAAAAACGCTGGAGGCAATATTTGTTGAAAGCGAAGAAAATAAACCGCAATGTAAAGAAATGATTCAGGCTTACCTTTTGATTTTATTAAACTACATCACTCGAATTTTAAAAGGGGATTCAGGAAACATTAAATTAAAACGTTACGAAGAAATAACATCAAAGTTTGAGGAACTAATTTTATTAGAGGATGAAAGTTATAAAAGTATAGTATCCTACGCAAAGTTATTAGGAATTACTCCTTTGTATTTGTCAGAATGTGTTAAAAAATCTACGGGTTTATCCGCTAAAAAAGTATTGACCAATTATCAAATTCTAAAAGCAAAATCATTATTGGTTCAAACCACCAAGTCTATTGACGAGATTGCGTATATGATGGGCTTTAAAGAAACTACTAATTTTATCAAATTTTTTAAAAAAGACCAAAACATTACTCCTTTGGCTTTTAGAAAACTACCATAA
- a CDS encoding multidrug effflux MFS transporter — MKSFRLDKSKNVGVITVLIASLTALSSLAIDSFLSGMPLMAHFFGVEINTIELIITIYFLGFAVGNFFGGPLSDAFGRKKIALAGIGIYGVSALSIPFCDTIEMVLLLRFFQAFGGGFATVTANLFIKDWYKGKQVARLITITAMIMMLVPLFAPVLGGFLINLQGWKLVFYFLFTVAILLFAIFYLLIPESREQKEITNKITAKQLVAKYKILLSDKKAVIFLFALCFPVSGLYVFITSASFIYLEYFNVEVSVFPLIFAISIILNVLASFSNTYLLRVYDAKKLFQLGITIQLISGFSLFIITLLDLVTFWNVFILIALFIGSIGFIFGNGSAILLDIKPEVSGAANAAIGITRFVLGFLAGTSVAIFHTNDLLPIGIGMFVCSLLGNIIFIVFKATNNKSLVLASSCS; from the coding sequence ATGAAAAGTTTTAGGTTAGATAAAAGTAAAAATGTTGGAGTAATTACTGTGTTAATTGCATCTCTTACAGCTTTGTCATCATTAGCAATAGATTCTTTTTTATCAGGAATGCCTTTAATGGCTCACTTTTTTGGAGTAGAAATTAATACCATAGAATTAATTATAACTATTTATTTTTTAGGTTTTGCTGTTGGTAATTTTTTTGGTGGTCCATTGTCTGATGCTTTTGGAAGAAAAAAAATAGCATTAGCAGGAATTGGAATTTATGGAGTATCTGCTTTATCTATTCCTTTTTGTGATACCATAGAAATGGTTTTATTATTGAGGTTTTTTCAAGCCTTTGGAGGAGGTTTTGCAACAGTTACTGCTAATTTATTTATAAAAGATTGGTACAAAGGAAAACAGGTGGCTAGGTTAATTACCATTACAGCAATGATTATGATGTTGGTTCCTTTGTTTGCTCCAGTTTTAGGAGGTTTTTTAATCAATCTACAAGGTTGGAAATTGGTGTTTTACTTTTTGTTTACAGTAGCTATTTTGTTATTTGCGATCTTTTATTTGCTTATTCCAGAGTCAAGAGAACAAAAAGAAATCACCAATAAAATTACTGCAAAGCAATTGGTAGCCAAATACAAAATATTATTATCAGATAAAAAAGCGGTAATCTTTTTATTTGCTTTGTGTTTTCCTGTATCTGGATTGTATGTGTTTATTACAAGTGCTTCCTTTATCTATTTAGAATATTTTAATGTAGAAGTGAGTGTTTTTCCTTTGATTTTTGCAATAAGTATTATTTTAAATGTATTGGCGTCATTTTCAAACACCTATTTATTAAGGGTGTACGATGCTAAAAAACTATTTCAATTAGGAATAACCATACAGTTAATTTCAGGTTTTTCGTTGTTTATAATCACCTTGTTAGATTTGGTTACTTTTTGGAATGTATTTATTTTAATTGCACTTTTTATTGGTAGTATTGGTTTTATTTTTGGAAATGGATCGGCAATTTTATTAGATATAAAACCAGAAGTAAGTGGTGCTGCAAACGCCGCTATTGGTATTACAAGGTTTGTGTTAGGTTTTTTAGCAGGAACTTCCGTAGCCATTTTTCATACCAATGATTTGCTTCCTATTGGAATAGGAATGTTTGTTTGTTCTTTATTAGGAAACATCATTTTTATTGTGTTTAAAGCCACCAATAACAAATCTTTGGTATTGGCTAGTTCGTGTAGTTAA
- a CDS encoding M1 family metallopeptidase, whose amino-acid sequence MKQVFKWSVLSLFSLQMFTSTAQEVVPNNQSDFNPIMYRQGTPFRSALGQPGDQYWQNQADYNIEANLDPVNNTITGHITLTYHNKSPYDLDYIWMYVEQNRFTETSRGTLTTPIMGNRYSGDVDGGCDISNLQAKSNKRSKASSKHIISDTRMQIIFNDPIQAKTGVATVSMDFTYKIPTSGMDRMGRLETENGTIYSLAQWYPRVAVFDDVKGWNTEPYLGAGEFYVDYGNYDYKITVPYDYIVVGSGELVNDKEVLTSTQINRFDKAAKSDDSVYIITPDEVNDVAKTRPTQKGTLTWHFKMENSRDVAFAASKAFVWDAARINLSSGKKSLAQSVYPKEVSGTDAWGRSTEYTKASVEHYSNQWFEYPYPNAVNVASNVGGMEYPGVSFCNSKSKGRGLWGVTDHEFGHNWFPMIVGSNERLYPWMDEGFNTFINYYSAKAFNNGEYPNDLIKGRNNLSYYNSKNREGIDTYPDIVNTRNLGNTAYRKPGVGLIMLREYILGAERFDYAFKEYIKNWVYKHPQPSDFFNAMENGAGENLNWFWRGWFYGTGNIDLAISYVQPYKGNYVIVLENRGDIPMPVKLKVTYDDDITEEKNIPVEIWQRGDSWNYLLKTNKKVKSVEIDPNKILPDINSSNDVWPSEVYEN is encoded by the coding sequence ATGAAACAAGTTTTTAAATGGTCTGTATTAAGTCTGTTTTCCTTACAGATGTTTACTAGTACCGCACAAGAAGTAGTCCCTAATAACCAAAGTGATTTTAATCCTATTATGTACCGCCAAGGCACGCCATTTAGGTCTGCATTAGGACAACCAGGAGATCAGTATTGGCAAAACCAAGCAGATTATAATATTGAGGCTAATTTAGATCCTGTAAATAATACTATTACAGGTCATATCACCTTAACCTATCATAATAAAAGTCCATATGATTTAGATTATATATGGATGTATGTTGAGCAAAATCGTTTTACAGAAACTTCTAGAGGAACTTTAACAACTCCTATTATGGGGAATCGTTATTCTGGCGATGTTGATGGAGGTTGTGATATTTCTAATCTTCAAGCTAAATCAAACAAAAGGAGTAAAGCTTCATCAAAACACATTATTTCTGATACCAGAATGCAAATCATTTTTAATGATCCTATTCAAGCCAAAACAGGTGTTGCAACTGTAAGTATGGATTTTACTTATAAAATTCCTACATCTGGAATGGATAGAATGGGAAGGTTAGAAACAGAAAACGGAACAATTTATTCTTTAGCACAATGGTATCCTAGAGTTGCTGTTTTTGATGATGTAAAAGGATGGAATACAGAACCTTATTTAGGAGCAGGGGAGTTTTATGTAGACTATGGAAATTATGATTATAAAATAACGGTGCCTTATGATTATATTGTAGTAGGTTCTGGAGAATTGGTGAATGATAAAGAGGTATTAACGTCAACACAGATAAATCGTTTTGATAAAGCAGCAAAAAGTGATGACAGTGTTTATATTATTACACCTGATGAAGTAAACGATGTTGCCAAAACACGCCCTACACAAAAGGGAACACTTACTTGGCATTTTAAAATGGAAAATTCTCGTGATGTTGCTTTTGCTGCCTCAAAAGCTTTTGTTTGGGATGCCGCAAGAATCAATTTATCAAGCGGAAAAAAGAGTTTGGCTCAATCTGTATATCCTAAAGAAGTTTCAGGGACTGATGCTTGGGGACGTTCAACTGAATACACAAAAGCTTCTGTAGAGCATTATTCTAATCAATGGTTTGAGTATCCTTATCCAAATGCTGTAAATGTGGCGTCTAATGTTGGAGGAATGGAGTACCCGGGAGTGAGTTTCTGTAATTCTAAAAGCAAAGGAAGAGGCTTGTGGGGAGTAACAGATCATGAATTTGGTCACAATTGGTTTCCAATGATTGTTGGTTCTAACGAGCGTTTATACCCTTGGATGGATGAAGGGTTTAATACCTTTATCAATTACTACAGTGCAAAAGCTTTTAACAACGGAGAATATCCAAACGATTTAATTAAAGGTAGAAATAATTTAAGTTATTATAACTCTAAAAATAGAGAAGGGATTGATACTTATCCAGATATAGTAAATACTCGTAATTTGGGTAATACTGCTTATAGAAAACCTGGTGTGGGGTTAATTATGTTAAGAGAGTATATTTTAGGTGCAGAACGTTTTGATTATGCTTTTAAAGAGTACATTAAAAATTGGGTCTATAAGCATCCACAACCATCAGATTTTTTTAACGCGATGGAGAATGGTGCAGGAGAGAACTTAAATTGGTTTTGGAGAGGATGGTTTTATGGAACAGGAAATATTGATTTGGCAATTTCTTATGTTCAACCATACAAAGGAAATTATGTAATTGTTTTAGAAAACAGGGGAGATATTCCTATGCCTGTAAAATTAAAAGTTACTTATGATGATGATATTACTGAAGAAAAAAATATTCCCGTTGAAATTTGGCAAAGAGGAGATAGTTGGAATTATTTATTAAAAACCAATAAAAAGGTAAAATCAGTAGAAATAGATCCTAATAAAATTTTACCAGACATCAATAGTTCTAATGATGTTTGGCCAAGCGAGGTTTATGAAAATTAA
- a CDS encoding YggS family pyridoxal phosphate-dependent enzyme has protein sequence MSIFQNLSTIKHTIPKGVTLVAVSKTKPVSDIQEAYDAGQRVFGENKIQEMVAKYDELPKDISWHMIGHLQSNKVKYMALFVDLIHGVDSFTTLIEINKQAKKHNRVINCLLQLKIAQEDSKFGLTKEEINNILSSYDYKNMENIKVVGLMGMASFVEDEQQIKNEFATLKTFYDELKVHHTQFNTISMGMSGDYELAIEQGSNMVRVGSAIFGNRNYHQ, from the coding sequence ATGAGCATTTTTCAAAACCTATCTACAATAAAACATACAATTCCAAAGGGAGTTACCTTAGTAGCAGTTTCTAAAACCAAACCCGTTTCTGATATCCAAGAAGCGTATGATGCTGGTCAGCGTGTGTTTGGCGAAAATAAGATTCAAGAAATGGTTGCCAAGTACGATGAATTACCCAAAGATATTTCTTGGCATATGATTGGTCATTTGCAAAGTAACAAGGTAAAATACATGGCTCTTTTTGTTGATTTAATTCATGGTGTAGATAGTTTTACAACTTTAATAGAAATTAACAAACAAGCCAAAAAACACAACAGAGTTATTAACTGTTTACTACAACTAAAAATTGCTCAAGAAGATTCTAAATTCGGTTTAACCAAAGAAGAAATCAACAATATATTAAGTTCCTATGACTACAAAAACATGGAGAATATTAAAGTAGTTGGTTTAATGGGAATGGCAAGTTTTGTAGAAGATGAACAACAAATTAAAAATGAATTTGCCACTCTTAAAACCTTTTATGATGAGTTAAAAGTTCATCATACTCAATTTAACACCATTTCTATGGGAATGAGTGGTGATTATGAATTAGCAATTGAACAAGGCAGTAATATGGTACGTGTTGGAAGTGCCATATTTGGTAATAGAAATTATCATCAATAA
- a CDS encoding D-2-hydroxyacid dehydrogenase — protein MKVLANDGLAQSGVDALEKAGFEVILNTVAQDQLENYINENNVDVILVRSATTVRQELIDACPSLKIIGRGGVGMDNIDVQYAKDKGLHVINTPAASSHSVGELVFAHLFGLVRFLQDANRNMPLEGDTKFGALKKSYAKGVELKGQTLGVIGFGRIGQATAKIALGLGMKVIAFDPFFDKVDLDLEFFDGQKLTFTVNTVSKEEVLKNADFITLHVPAQKEYVIGAPEFKIMKNSSILINAARGGVIDEVALIEALENGEIAKAGLDVFENEPTPSMKVLMNPNVSLTPHIGAATLEAQDRIGTELADQIISILK, from the coding sequence ATGAAAGTTTTAGCAAACGACGGTTTAGCACAATCAGGTGTTGATGCCTTAGAAAAAGCAGGATTTGAAGTAATTTTAAACACAGTTGCTCAAGATCAATTAGAAAACTACATTAACGAAAACAACGTTGATGTTATCTTAGTAAGATCTGCAACAACTGTAAGACAAGAGTTAATTGATGCTTGTCCATCTTTAAAAATCATCGGACGTGGTGGTGTAGGAATGGATAACATTGATGTACAATATGCTAAAGACAAAGGATTACACGTAATCAATACTCCAGCAGCTTCTTCTCACTCTGTAGGAGAATTAGTATTTGCTCACTTATTTGGTTTGGTACGTTTCTTACAAGATGCTAACCGTAACATGCCATTAGAAGGAGATACTAAATTTGGTGCTTTAAAGAAATCATACGCTAAAGGTGTTGAATTAAAAGGACAAACTTTAGGGGTTATTGGTTTTGGACGTATTGGTCAAGCTACAGCTAAAATCGCTTTAGGATTAGGTATGAAAGTTATTGCTTTTGATCCTTTCTTTGACAAAGTAGATTTAGATTTAGAATTCTTTGATGGACAAAAACTTACTTTTACTGTAAACACTGTTTCTAAAGAAGAAGTATTAAAGAATGCAGACTTTATTACCTTACACGTTCCTGCTCAAAAAGAATATGTAATTGGAGCTCCTGAGTTTAAAATCATGAAAAATTCTTCTATCTTAATTAACGCTGCTCGTGGTGGTGTTATTGATGAAGTTGCATTGATTGAAGCTTTAGAGAATGGTGAAATTGCAAAAGCAGGTTTAGATGTTTTTGAAAACGAACCAACTCCATCTATGAAAGTATTAATGAACCCTAACGTTTCATTAACTCCACATATTGGTGCAGCTACTTTAGAAGCTCAAGACCGTATTGGAACTGAATTAGCAGATCAAATTATTTCTATTTTGAAGTAA